The DNA segment AGATATCATCGAAACCCGAAGGTCCGGACTGTCTGCGCTGTGCGACCACGCTTACCTGAAGCTGAGCCGGGGTCAGTGCGAAAGTTCCGGGCGAGATCGGATAGATGATCCTGCGGCCCAGTTCGATTTCCCAGTACTCCGAATTATTGATCGAGACTCTGGCTTTGGTTCCTGTCTGTTCGAAATTCTCCGAAACGACTTTGGAAAAGTCCGGTTCGGATAGCAGCTGCGGATTCTGGAAATTCACCCTGCTGTATACCAGGTATCTGAGTATTACCGGTTGATTGGGAAAAACCTTGCTTTTCGCAGGCATGACCTGAAAATTGATGTTTTCTTCCGTTTGAGCCCCGGCAGTAGCGGAGGCTGCCTGCGCTGCAGGGGTCATGTTGCTGACTACTTCGATTTCAACCGTGGAGGTGGAATATGTGCCTGAGTCGCCATTGATCTGGAATGACGGTATGCTCATCAGTCCCTGGACTTTCGGATAGAGGTAGAAATTGTAGCTGAAGCTGTTGGAAGTCACACCGTTGACGATGGTGATGTTGGAAGAAGTGCCCAGACTGGCAAGTTCGAAATTATCTCCTTTCGGAGGAATTACAGTTCGGATGCGCTCGTTTCCCTTGATCTCCACCTGCAGCAGAACAGGTTCGCCGAGTTTGACGATTTTTTTCCCGACTTTCAGATCTACCGCCAGTTCGGCATGAGCTGCTAGGCAGAGAATCATCAGCAGAGTAAAAACACTACCAGTCTTTGTCATTATAATAACCTTCGGCTTTTTTCTGATCCATTTTATCTTTGACTTCTTTTTCCTTATTCTTCAGGCTTTCCAGAAACTGCTCCTTGATCTGTTCAGACATCTTCTGCTCACCTGATTTTTCCTGCTCGTCTTTATTCTGCTCCTTTTTGTCTTCATTTTCCTTGTTCTGAGCATCGTTCTGCTTCTGATCCTGTTTTTGATCCTGATTCTGATCCTGCTTCTGGTCCTGTTTATCCTGTTTCTGGTCTTTATCCTGATTTTTGTCGTCCTGCTTTTGTTGCTGCTGCTCTGTGATCTTCTCCAGAGCCCGCTGCAGATTATACTGGAAATCGCGATCCTGGTAATTCTTAAGGGCTTCAATATAGCATTTCTTTGCTTTTTCAAAATCTTTCTGCTGAAAAAAAACATTTCCCGTGTTGTAGAGTGAGTCTGCCTTCAACTTCTGATTAGCGCTTTCATGGGATTTTGCGAACTCTGTGGCGGCATTCTGAAAATCCCCTTTTTTATAAAAAGTGTCCCCCAGGTTAAAGTGCCATTTCCAAGAATCGCCTGGTTTGGATTCCCGCAGGTAACATTTCAGGGCTTCATCGAAATTCCCTTTCCTGTATTCCAGGTTGCCGGCCTTGACATCAGGACTTTCGAAAAGCGAGAAAGCCTGCAGCGGTAATGCAATCAACAGTGTCAGAGCCAAACAGGCTTTAAATCCAGGCATTTTTTCTTTCTCCCAGCATGAACTCAGCCAGAATCAAGAGCAGGGCTAACCAGAGAGGCCAGTAATATCGCTCCTCTTTCCTGATCTTTACAGTGTTCTTGAGTTCCCGTTTCTGCAATTGAGAAATTTCCCGCGCCAGTTCGTCCACATCTTCATCCTGAGCGGAGGACAGGAAAAATCTTCCATCAGTACTTTCAACCAGTTCCTTCATTTCTTCCCAGTCAGGTTTGGAAATGACCAGATTCCCATCCTTATCCTTCTGGTACCCGTCAATTTCACCTTGCTTCAATACCGGGACAGGAGCGCCGTCCTGGCTGGCCGTAACCAGAATAAATACCCTGATCCCTTCGTTCTTGGCCATGGAAATCTGGGTTTTCAACGATTCACTATGATCCTCGCCGTCAGTTATGATCACCAGGTTTTTATAACCTTCACCGCTGTTTTTAAACAGCACTCTCGATTTTTCGAGCACAGCGGAGAGATTGGTGCCTGGCGGACTGATTTCTCCGGAGCTGGCGCCGTCCAGGATCAGTTCGAGGGCGGAATAATCTACAGTCAGAGGACATTCGATGATTGCGGAGCCTGAAAAATCAATCAATGCGACACGGTCGGCCAGCAATCTCCCAAGCAGATTCTTGATTTTGTGCCTGGCGGTCTGGAAACGGT comes from the Candidatus Wallbacteria bacterium genome and includes:
- a CDS encoding VWA domain-containing protein, giving the protein MRFDSPEILFFLLLVPVFLVAIYLCGKKKKELLQQFTGDVPLISHLSAERRTARRIFRITAFLLLILALARPQWGQIMVTLKQKGTDIAFALDCSRSMLCKDLKPDRFQTARHKIKNLLGRLLADRVALIDFSGSAIIECPLTVDYSALELILDGASSGEISPPGTNLSAVLEKSRVLFKNSGEGYKNLVIITDGEDHSESLKTQISMAKNEGIRVFILVTASQDGAPVPVLKQGEIDGYQKDKDGNLVISKPDWEEMKELVESTDGRFFLSSAQDEDVDELAREISQLQKRELKNTVKIRKEERYYWPLWLALLLILAEFMLGERKNAWI
- a CDS encoding tetratricopeptide repeat protein, whose translation is MPGFKACLALTLLIALPLQAFSLFESPDVKAGNLEYRKGNFDEALKCYLRESKPGDSWKWHFNLGDTFYKKGDFQNAATEFAKSHESANQKLKADSLYNTGNVFFQQKDFEKAKKCYIEALKNYQDRDFQYNLQRALEKITEQQQQKQDDKNQDKDQKQDKQDQKQDQNQDQKQDQKQNDAQNKENEDKKEQNKDEQEKSGEQKMSEQIKEQFLESLKNKEKEVKDKMDQKKAEGYYNDKDW